A portion of the Camelus ferus isolate YT-003-E chromosome 16, BCGSAC_Cfer_1.0, whole genome shotgun sequence genome contains these proteins:
- the NFE2L1 gene encoding endoplasmic reticulum membrane sensor NFE2L1 isoform X4, protein MTRLDRSSHSGGDHAKGSRPLNSLVAGHRVAQPPSAPGSRASVQDIDLGAGREIFDYSHRQKEQDVDKELQDGAEQEDTWPSEGAEALARNLLVDGETGESFPAQVPGGEDQTALSLKECLRLLEATCPFGENAEFPADISSITEAVPSESEPPGLQNNLLSPLLTETESPFDLEQQWQDLMSIMEMQAMEVNTSTSEILYNAPPGDPLSTNYSLAPNTPINQNVSLHQASLGGCSQDFSLFSPEVESLPVASSSTLLPLVPSNSTSLNSTFGSTNLAGLFFPAQLNSTANDTAVPELPDPLGGLLDEAMLDEISLMDLAIEEGFNPVQASQLEEEFDSDSGLSLDSSHSPSSLSSSEGSSSSSSSSSSSSSSSSTSSSASSSFSEEGAVGYSSDSETLDLEEAEGAVGYQPEYSKFCRMSYQDPSQLSCLPYLEHVGHNHTYNMAPSALDSADLPPPSALKKGSKDKQADFLDKQMSRDEHRARAMKIPFTNDKIINLPVEEFNELLSKYQLSEAQLSLIRDIRRRGKNKMAAQNCRKRKLDTILNLERDVEDLQRDKARLLREKVEFLRSLRQMKQKVQSLYQEVFGRLRDENGRPYSPSQYALQYAGDGSVLLIPRTLADQQARRQERKPKDRRK, encoded by the exons ATGACCCGCCTGGACCGAAGCTCTCACAGTGGTGGGGACCATGCCAAAGGGAGCCGGCCCCTTAACTCTTTGGTGGCTGGTCACCGGGTGGCCCAGCCCCCCTCTGCTCCTGGGTCCAGGGCTTCTGTTCAG GATATTGACCTGGGGGCTGGGCGTGAGATTTTTGACTACAGTCATCGCCAGAAGGAGCAAGATGTGGATAAGGAACTGCAAGATGGAGCAGAGCAGGAGGACACTTGGCCAAGCGAGGGTGCAGAAGCTCTGGCACGAAATCTGCTAGTGGATGGAGAGACTGGGGAGAGCTTCCCTGCACAG GTGCCTGGTGGGGAGGACCAGACAGCCCTGTCCCTGAAAGAGTGCCTTAGGCTGCTGGAGGCCACCTGCCCCTTTGGGGAGAATGCTGAG TTTCCAGCAGACATTTCCAGCATAACAGAAGCAGTGCCTAGTGAGAGTGAGCCCCCAGGTCTTCAGAACAACCTTTTGTCTCCTCTCCTGACTGAGACTGAGTCGCCGTTTGATTTGGAACAGCAGTGGCAAGATCTCATGTCcatcatggaaatgcag gCCATGGAAGTGAACACATCAACAAGTGAAATCCTGTATAATGCCCCTCCTGGAGACCCACTGAGCACCAACTACAGCCTTGCCCCCAACACTCCCATCAATCAGAATGTCAGCCTGCATCAGGCATCCCTGGGAGGCTGCAGCCAGGACTTCTCACTCTTCAGCCCCGAGGTGGAGAGCCTGCCTGTGGCCAGCAGCTCCACACTGCTCCCGCTGGTCCCCAGCAATTCCACCAGCCTCAACTCCACCTTTGGCTCCACCAACCTGGCAGGGCTCTTCTTTCCGGCCCAGCTCAACAGCACAGCCAACGACACAGCAGTCCCTGAGCTGCCTGACCCGCTGGGGGGTCTTTTAGATGAAGCCATGCTGGATGAGATCAGCCTGATGGACCTGGCCATTGAAGAAGGCTTTAACCCCGTGCAGGCCTCCCAGCTTGAAGAAGAATTTGACTCTGACTCAGGCCTTTCCTTGGACTCCAGCCATAGCCCTTCCTCCCTGAGCAGCTCTGAAggcagctcttcctcctcctcttcctcttcctcctcctcctcctcctcctccacttcttcctcagcctcttcctccttttctgagGAGGGTGCCGTTGGCTACAGCTCTGACTCTGAGACCTTGGATCTGGAAGAGGCCGAGGGCGCTGTGGGCTACCAGCCCGAGTATTCCAAGTTCTGCCGCATGAGCTACCAGGATCCGTCTCAGCTCTCCTGCCTGCCCTACTTGGAGCACGTGGGCCACAATCACACGTACAACATGGCGCCCAGTGCCCTCGACTCTGCTGACCTGCCACCACCCAGTGCCCTCAAGAAAGGCAGCAAGGATAAGCAGGCTGACTTCCTGGACAAGCAGATGAGCCGGGATGAGCATCGAGCCCGAGCCATGAAGATCCCCTTCACCAATGACAAGATCATCAACCTGCCGGTGGAGGAATTCAACGAGCTGCTGTCCAAATACCAGTTGAGTGAGGCCCAGCTGAGCCTCATCCGTGACATCCGGCGCCGCGGCAAGAACAAGATGGCGGCGCAGAACTGCCGCAAGCGCAAGCTGGACACCATCCTGAACCTGGAGCGCGACGTGGAGGACCTGCAGCGCGACAAAGCCCGACTGCTGCGGGAGAAGGTGGAGTTTCTTCGCTCCCTGCGGCAGATGAAGCAGAAGGTCCAGAGCCTGTACCAGGAGGTGTTTGGGCGGCTGCGGGATGAGAACGGGCGGCCCTACTCGCCCAGCCAGTACGCGCTCCAGTACGCCGGGGACGGCAGCGTCCTCCTCATTCCCCGCACCTTGGCCGACCAGCAGGCCCGGCGGCAGGAGAGGAAGCCAAAGGACCGGAGAAAGtga
- the NFE2L1 gene encoding endoplasmic reticulum membrane sensor NFE2L1 isoform X5, with product MWLAYCFGQKDIDLGAGREIFDYSHRQKEQDVDKELQDGAEQEDTWPSEGAEALARNLLVDGETGESFPAQVPGGEDQTALSLKECLRLLEATCPFGENAEFPADISSITEAVPSESEPPGLQNNLLSPLLTETESPFDLEQQWQDLMSIMEMQAMEVNTSTSEILYNAPPGDPLSTNYSLAPNTPINQNVSLHQASLGGCSQDFSLFSPEVESLPVASSSTLLPLVPSNSTSLNSTFGSTNLAGLFFPAQLNSTANDTAVPELPDPLGGLLDEAMLDEISLMDLAIEEGFNPVQASQLEEEFDSDSGLSLDSSHSPSSLSSSEGSSSSSSSSSSSSSSSSTSSSASSSFSEEGAVGYSSDSETLDLEEAEGAVGYQPEYSKFCRMSYQDPSQLSCLPYLEHVGHNHTYNMAPSALDSADLPPPSALKKGSKDKQADFLDKQMSRDEHRARAMKIPFTNDKIINLPVEEFNELLSKYQLSEAQLSLIRDIRRRGKNKMAAQNCRKRKLDTILNLERDVEDLQRDKARLLREKVEFLRSLRQMKQKVQSLYQEVFGRLRDENGRPYSPSQYALQYAGDGSVLLIPRTLADQQARRQERKPKDRRK from the exons ATGTGGCTGGCATACTGTTTTGGGCAGAAG GATATTGACCTGGGGGCTGGGCGTGAGATTTTTGACTACAGTCATCGCCAGAAGGAGCAAGATGTGGATAAGGAACTGCAAGATGGAGCAGAGCAGGAGGACACTTGGCCAAGCGAGGGTGCAGAAGCTCTGGCACGAAATCTGCTAGTGGATGGAGAGACTGGGGAGAGCTTCCCTGCACAG GTGCCTGGTGGGGAGGACCAGACAGCCCTGTCCCTGAAAGAGTGCCTTAGGCTGCTGGAGGCCACCTGCCCCTTTGGGGAGAATGCTGAG TTTCCAGCAGACATTTCCAGCATAACAGAAGCAGTGCCTAGTGAGAGTGAGCCCCCAGGTCTTCAGAACAACCTTTTGTCTCCTCTCCTGACTGAGACTGAGTCGCCGTTTGATTTGGAACAGCAGTGGCAAGATCTCATGTCcatcatggaaatgcag gCCATGGAAGTGAACACATCAACAAGTGAAATCCTGTATAATGCCCCTCCTGGAGACCCACTGAGCACCAACTACAGCCTTGCCCCCAACACTCCCATCAATCAGAATGTCAGCCTGCATCAGGCATCCCTGGGAGGCTGCAGCCAGGACTTCTCACTCTTCAGCCCCGAGGTGGAGAGCCTGCCTGTGGCCAGCAGCTCCACACTGCTCCCGCTGGTCCCCAGCAATTCCACCAGCCTCAACTCCACCTTTGGCTCCACCAACCTGGCAGGGCTCTTCTTTCCGGCCCAGCTCAACAGCACAGCCAACGACACAGCAGTCCCTGAGCTGCCTGACCCGCTGGGGGGTCTTTTAGATGAAGCCATGCTGGATGAGATCAGCCTGATGGACCTGGCCATTGAAGAAGGCTTTAACCCCGTGCAGGCCTCCCAGCTTGAAGAAGAATTTGACTCTGACTCAGGCCTTTCCTTGGACTCCAGCCATAGCCCTTCCTCCCTGAGCAGCTCTGAAggcagctcttcctcctcctcttcctcttcctcctcctcctcctcctcctccacttcttcctcagcctcttcctccttttctgagGAGGGTGCCGTTGGCTACAGCTCTGACTCTGAGACCTTGGATCTGGAAGAGGCCGAGGGCGCTGTGGGCTACCAGCCCGAGTATTCCAAGTTCTGCCGCATGAGCTACCAGGATCCGTCTCAGCTCTCCTGCCTGCCCTACTTGGAGCACGTGGGCCACAATCACACGTACAACATGGCGCCCAGTGCCCTCGACTCTGCTGACCTGCCACCACCCAGTGCCCTCAAGAAAGGCAGCAAGGATAAGCAGGCTGACTTCCTGGACAAGCAGATGAGCCGGGATGAGCATCGAGCCCGAGCCATGAAGATCCCCTTCACCAATGACAAGATCATCAACCTGCCGGTGGAGGAATTCAACGAGCTGCTGTCCAAATACCAGTTGAGTGAGGCCCAGCTGAGCCTCATCCGTGACATCCGGCGCCGCGGCAAGAACAAGATGGCGGCGCAGAACTGCCGCAAGCGCAAGCTGGACACCATCCTGAACCTGGAGCGCGACGTGGAGGACCTGCAGCGCGACAAAGCCCGACTGCTGCGGGAGAAGGTGGAGTTTCTTCGCTCCCTGCGGCAGATGAAGCAGAAGGTCCAGAGCCTGTACCAGGAGGTGTTTGGGCGGCTGCGGGATGAGAACGGGCGGCCCTACTCGCCCAGCCAGTACGCGCTCCAGTACGCCGGGGACGGCAGCGTCCTCCTCATTCCCCGCACCTTGGCCGACCAGCAGGCCCGGCGGCAGGAGAGGAAGCCAAAGGACCGGAGAAAGtga
- the NFE2L1 gene encoding endoplasmic reticulum membrane sensor NFE2L1 isoform X3, which yields MLSLKKYFTEGLLQFTILLSLIGVRVDVDTYLTSQLPPLREIILGPSSAYTQTQFHNLRNTLDGYGIHPKSIDLDNYFTARRLLSQVRALDRFQVPTTEVNAWLVHRDPEGSVSGSQPSSGLTLESSSGLQDVTGPDNGVRESETEQGFSEDLEDLGAVAPPVSGDLTKEDIDLIDILWRQDIDLGAGREIFDYSHRQKEQDVDKELQDGAEQEDTWPSEGAEALARNLLVDGETGESFPAQFPADISSITEAVPSESEPPGLQNNLLSPLLTETESPFDLEQQWQDLMSIMEMQAMEVNTSTSEILYNAPPGDPLSTNYSLAPNTPINQNVSLHQASLGGCSQDFSLFSPEVESLPVASSSTLLPLVPSNSTSLNSTFGSTNLAGLFFPAQLNSTANDTAVPELPDPLGGLLDEAMLDEISLMDLAIEEGFNPVQASQLEEEFDSDSGLSLDSSHSPSSLSSSEGSSSSSSSSSSSSSSSSTSSSASSSFSEEGAVGYSSDSETLDLEEAEGAVGYQPEYSKFCRMSYQDPSQLSCLPYLEHVGHNHTYNMAPSALDSADLPPPSALKKGSKDKQADFLDKQMSRDEHRARAMKIPFTNDKIINLPVEEFNELLSKYQLSEAQLSLIRDIRRRGKNKMAAQNCRKRKLDTILNLERDVEDLQRDKARLLREKVEFLRSLRQMKQKVQSLYQEVFGRLRDENGRPYSPSQYALQYAGDGSVLLIPRTLADQQARRQERKPKDRRK from the exons ATGCTTTCTCTGAAGAAATACTTTACGGAAGGACTCCTCCAGTTCACCATTCTGCTCAGTTTGATTGGGGTGCGGGTGGACGTGGATACTTACCTGACCTCACAGCTCCCCCCGCTCCGGGAGATCATCCTGGGGCCCAGTTCTGCCTATACTCAGACCCAGTTCCACAACCTGAGGAATACCTTGGATGGCTATGGTATCCACCCCAAGAGCATAGACCTGGACAATTACTTCACTGCCCGGCGGCTCCTCAGTCAGGTGAGGGCCCTGGACAGGTTCCAGGTGCCGACCACTGAGGTTAACGCCTGGCTGGTCCACCGGGATCCGGAGGGGTCTGTCTCTGGCAGCCAGCCTAGCTCAGGCCTCACCCTCGAGAGTTCCAGTGGTCTCCAAGATGTGACCGGCCCAGACAACGGGGTGCGAGAAAGCGAAACGGAGCAGGGATTCAGTGAAGATTTGGAGGATTTGGGGGCTGTGGCCCCTCCAGTCAGTGGAgacttaaccaaagag GACATAGATCTGATTGACATCCTTTGGCGGCAGGATATTGACCTGGGGGCTGGGCGTGAGATTTTTGACTACAGTCATCGCCAGAAGGAGCAAGATGTGGATAAGGAACTGCAAGATGGAGCAGAGCAGGAGGACACTTGGCCAAGCGAGGGTGCAGAAGCTCTGGCACGAAATCTGCTAGTGGATGGAGAGACTGGGGAGAGCTTCCCTGCACAG TTTCCAGCAGACATTTCCAGCATAACAGAAGCAGTGCCTAGTGAGAGTGAGCCCCCAGGTCTTCAGAACAACCTTTTGTCTCCTCTCCTGACTGAGACTGAGTCGCCGTTTGATTTGGAACAGCAGTGGCAAGATCTCATGTCcatcatggaaatgcag gCCATGGAAGTGAACACATCAACAAGTGAAATCCTGTATAATGCCCCTCCTGGAGACCCACTGAGCACCAACTACAGCCTTGCCCCCAACACTCCCATCAATCAGAATGTCAGCCTGCATCAGGCATCCCTGGGAGGCTGCAGCCAGGACTTCTCACTCTTCAGCCCCGAGGTGGAGAGCCTGCCTGTGGCCAGCAGCTCCACACTGCTCCCGCTGGTCCCCAGCAATTCCACCAGCCTCAACTCCACCTTTGGCTCCACCAACCTGGCAGGGCTCTTCTTTCCGGCCCAGCTCAACAGCACAGCCAACGACACAGCAGTCCCTGAGCTGCCTGACCCGCTGGGGGGTCTTTTAGATGAAGCCATGCTGGATGAGATCAGCCTGATGGACCTGGCCATTGAAGAAGGCTTTAACCCCGTGCAGGCCTCCCAGCTTGAAGAAGAATTTGACTCTGACTCAGGCCTTTCCTTGGACTCCAGCCATAGCCCTTCCTCCCTGAGCAGCTCTGAAggcagctcttcctcctcctcttcctcttcctcctcctcctcctcctcctccacttcttcctcagcctcttcctccttttctgagGAGGGTGCCGTTGGCTACAGCTCTGACTCTGAGACCTTGGATCTGGAAGAGGCCGAGGGCGCTGTGGGCTACCAGCCCGAGTATTCCAAGTTCTGCCGCATGAGCTACCAGGATCCGTCTCAGCTCTCCTGCCTGCCCTACTTGGAGCACGTGGGCCACAATCACACGTACAACATGGCGCCCAGTGCCCTCGACTCTGCTGACCTGCCACCACCCAGTGCCCTCAAGAAAGGCAGCAAGGATAAGCAGGCTGACTTCCTGGACAAGCAGATGAGCCGGGATGAGCATCGAGCCCGAGCCATGAAGATCCCCTTCACCAATGACAAGATCATCAACCTGCCGGTGGAGGAATTCAACGAGCTGCTGTCCAAATACCAGTTGAGTGAGGCCCAGCTGAGCCTCATCCGTGACATCCGGCGCCGCGGCAAGAACAAGATGGCGGCGCAGAACTGCCGCAAGCGCAAGCTGGACACCATCCTGAACCTGGAGCGCGACGTGGAGGACCTGCAGCGCGACAAAGCCCGACTGCTGCGGGAGAAGGTGGAGTTTCTTCGCTCCCTGCGGCAGATGAAGCAGAAGGTCCAGAGCCTGTACCAGGAGGTGTTTGGGCGGCTGCGGGATGAGAACGGGCGGCCCTACTCGCCCAGCCAGTACGCGCTCCAGTACGCCGGGGACGGCAGCGTCCTCCTCATTCCCCGCACCTTGGCCGACCAGCAGGCCCGGCGGCAGGAGAGGAAGCCAAAGGACCGGAGAAAGtga
- the NFE2L1 gene encoding endoplasmic reticulum membrane sensor NFE2L1 isoform X2 codes for MLSLKKYFTEGLLQFTILLSLIGVRVDVDTYLTSQLPPLREIILGPSSAYTQTQFHNLRNTLDGYGIHPKSIDLDNYFTARRLLSQVRALDRFQVPTTEVNAWLVHRDPEGSVSGSQPSSGLTLESSSGLQDVTGPDNGVRESETEQGFSEDLEDLGAVAPPVSGDLTKEDIDLGAGREIFDYSHRQKEQDVDKELQDGAEQEDTWPSEGAEALARNLLVDGETGESFPAQVPGGEDQTALSLKECLRLLEATCPFGENAEFPADISSITEAVPSESEPPGLQNNLLSPLLTETESPFDLEQQWQDLMSIMEMQAMEVNTSTSEILYNAPPGDPLSTNYSLAPNTPINQNVSLHQASLGGCSQDFSLFSPEVESLPVASSSTLLPLVPSNSTSLNSTFGSTNLAGLFFPAQLNSTANDTAVPELPDPLGGLLDEAMLDEISLMDLAIEEGFNPVQASQLEEEFDSDSGLSLDSSHSPSSLSSSEGSSSSSSSSSSSSSSSSTSSSASSSFSEEGAVGYSSDSETLDLEEAEGAVGYQPEYSKFCRMSYQDPSQLSCLPYLEHVGHNHTYNMAPSALDSADLPPPSALKKGSKDKQADFLDKQMSRDEHRARAMKIPFTNDKIINLPVEEFNELLSKYQLSEAQLSLIRDIRRRGKNKMAAQNCRKRKLDTILNLERDVEDLQRDKARLLREKVEFLRSLRQMKQKVQSLYQEVFGRLRDENGRPYSPSQYALQYAGDGSVLLIPRTLADQQARRQERKPKDRRK; via the exons ATGCTTTCTCTGAAGAAATACTTTACGGAAGGACTCCTCCAGTTCACCATTCTGCTCAGTTTGATTGGGGTGCGGGTGGACGTGGATACTTACCTGACCTCACAGCTCCCCCCGCTCCGGGAGATCATCCTGGGGCCCAGTTCTGCCTATACTCAGACCCAGTTCCACAACCTGAGGAATACCTTGGATGGCTATGGTATCCACCCCAAGAGCATAGACCTGGACAATTACTTCACTGCCCGGCGGCTCCTCAGTCAGGTGAGGGCCCTGGACAGGTTCCAGGTGCCGACCACTGAGGTTAACGCCTGGCTGGTCCACCGGGATCCGGAGGGGTCTGTCTCTGGCAGCCAGCCTAGCTCAGGCCTCACCCTCGAGAGTTCCAGTGGTCTCCAAGATGTGACCGGCCCAGACAACGGGGTGCGAGAAAGCGAAACGGAGCAGGGATTCAGTGAAGATTTGGAGGATTTGGGGGCTGTGGCCCCTCCAGTCAGTGGAgacttaaccaaagag GATATTGACCTGGGGGCTGGGCGTGAGATTTTTGACTACAGTCATCGCCAGAAGGAGCAAGATGTGGATAAGGAACTGCAAGATGGAGCAGAGCAGGAGGACACTTGGCCAAGCGAGGGTGCAGAAGCTCTGGCACGAAATCTGCTAGTGGATGGAGAGACTGGGGAGAGCTTCCCTGCACAG GTGCCTGGTGGGGAGGACCAGACAGCCCTGTCCCTGAAAGAGTGCCTTAGGCTGCTGGAGGCCACCTGCCCCTTTGGGGAGAATGCTGAG TTTCCAGCAGACATTTCCAGCATAACAGAAGCAGTGCCTAGTGAGAGTGAGCCCCCAGGTCTTCAGAACAACCTTTTGTCTCCTCTCCTGACTGAGACTGAGTCGCCGTTTGATTTGGAACAGCAGTGGCAAGATCTCATGTCcatcatggaaatgcag gCCATGGAAGTGAACACATCAACAAGTGAAATCCTGTATAATGCCCCTCCTGGAGACCCACTGAGCACCAACTACAGCCTTGCCCCCAACACTCCCATCAATCAGAATGTCAGCCTGCATCAGGCATCCCTGGGAGGCTGCAGCCAGGACTTCTCACTCTTCAGCCCCGAGGTGGAGAGCCTGCCTGTGGCCAGCAGCTCCACACTGCTCCCGCTGGTCCCCAGCAATTCCACCAGCCTCAACTCCACCTTTGGCTCCACCAACCTGGCAGGGCTCTTCTTTCCGGCCCAGCTCAACAGCACAGCCAACGACACAGCAGTCCCTGAGCTGCCTGACCCGCTGGGGGGTCTTTTAGATGAAGCCATGCTGGATGAGATCAGCCTGATGGACCTGGCCATTGAAGAAGGCTTTAACCCCGTGCAGGCCTCCCAGCTTGAAGAAGAATTTGACTCTGACTCAGGCCTTTCCTTGGACTCCAGCCATAGCCCTTCCTCCCTGAGCAGCTCTGAAggcagctcttcctcctcctcttcctcttcctcctcctcctcctcctcctccacttcttcctcagcctcttcctccttttctgagGAGGGTGCCGTTGGCTACAGCTCTGACTCTGAGACCTTGGATCTGGAAGAGGCCGAGGGCGCTGTGGGCTACCAGCCCGAGTATTCCAAGTTCTGCCGCATGAGCTACCAGGATCCGTCTCAGCTCTCCTGCCTGCCCTACTTGGAGCACGTGGGCCACAATCACACGTACAACATGGCGCCCAGTGCCCTCGACTCTGCTGACCTGCCACCACCCAGTGCCCTCAAGAAAGGCAGCAAGGATAAGCAGGCTGACTTCCTGGACAAGCAGATGAGCCGGGATGAGCATCGAGCCCGAGCCATGAAGATCCCCTTCACCAATGACAAGATCATCAACCTGCCGGTGGAGGAATTCAACGAGCTGCTGTCCAAATACCAGTTGAGTGAGGCCCAGCTGAGCCTCATCCGTGACATCCGGCGCCGCGGCAAGAACAAGATGGCGGCGCAGAACTGCCGCAAGCGCAAGCTGGACACCATCCTGAACCTGGAGCGCGACGTGGAGGACCTGCAGCGCGACAAAGCCCGACTGCTGCGGGAGAAGGTGGAGTTTCTTCGCTCCCTGCGGCAGATGAAGCAGAAGGTCCAGAGCCTGTACCAGGAGGTGTTTGGGCGGCTGCGGGATGAGAACGGGCGGCCCTACTCGCCCAGCCAGTACGCGCTCCAGTACGCCGGGGACGGCAGCGTCCTCCTCATTCCCCGCACCTTGGCCGACCAGCAGGCCCGGCGGCAGGAGAGGAAGCCAAAGGACCGGAGAAAGtga
- the NFE2L1 gene encoding endoplasmic reticulum membrane sensor NFE2L1 isoform X1, giving the protein MLSLKKYFTEGLLQFTILLSLIGVRVDVDTYLTSQLPPLREIILGPSSAYTQTQFHNLRNTLDGYGIHPKSIDLDNYFTARRLLSQVRALDRFQVPTTEVNAWLVHRDPEGSVSGSQPSSGLTLESSSGLQDVTGPDNGVRESETEQGFSEDLEDLGAVAPPVSGDLTKEDIDLIDILWRQDIDLGAGREIFDYSHRQKEQDVDKELQDGAEQEDTWPSEGAEALARNLLVDGETGESFPAQVPGGEDQTALSLKECLRLLEATCPFGENAEFPADISSITEAVPSESEPPGLQNNLLSPLLTETESPFDLEQQWQDLMSIMEMQAMEVNTSTSEILYNAPPGDPLSTNYSLAPNTPINQNVSLHQASLGGCSQDFSLFSPEVESLPVASSSTLLPLVPSNSTSLNSTFGSTNLAGLFFPAQLNSTANDTAVPELPDPLGGLLDEAMLDEISLMDLAIEEGFNPVQASQLEEEFDSDSGLSLDSSHSPSSLSSSEGSSSSSSSSSSSSSSSSTSSSASSSFSEEGAVGYSSDSETLDLEEAEGAVGYQPEYSKFCRMSYQDPSQLSCLPYLEHVGHNHTYNMAPSALDSADLPPPSALKKGSKDKQADFLDKQMSRDEHRARAMKIPFTNDKIINLPVEEFNELLSKYQLSEAQLSLIRDIRRRGKNKMAAQNCRKRKLDTILNLERDVEDLQRDKARLLREKVEFLRSLRQMKQKVQSLYQEVFGRLRDENGRPYSPSQYALQYAGDGSVLLIPRTLADQQARRQERKPKDRRK; this is encoded by the exons ATGCTTTCTCTGAAGAAATACTTTACGGAAGGACTCCTCCAGTTCACCATTCTGCTCAGTTTGATTGGGGTGCGGGTGGACGTGGATACTTACCTGACCTCACAGCTCCCCCCGCTCCGGGAGATCATCCTGGGGCCCAGTTCTGCCTATACTCAGACCCAGTTCCACAACCTGAGGAATACCTTGGATGGCTATGGTATCCACCCCAAGAGCATAGACCTGGACAATTACTTCACTGCCCGGCGGCTCCTCAGTCAGGTGAGGGCCCTGGACAGGTTCCAGGTGCCGACCACTGAGGTTAACGCCTGGCTGGTCCACCGGGATCCGGAGGGGTCTGTCTCTGGCAGCCAGCCTAGCTCAGGCCTCACCCTCGAGAGTTCCAGTGGTCTCCAAGATGTGACCGGCCCAGACAACGGGGTGCGAGAAAGCGAAACGGAGCAGGGATTCAGTGAAGATTTGGAGGATTTGGGGGCTGTGGCCCCTCCAGTCAGTGGAgacttaaccaaagag GACATAGATCTGATTGACATCCTTTGGCGGCAGGATATTGACCTGGGGGCTGGGCGTGAGATTTTTGACTACAGTCATCGCCAGAAGGAGCAAGATGTGGATAAGGAACTGCAAGATGGAGCAGAGCAGGAGGACACTTGGCCAAGCGAGGGTGCAGAAGCTCTGGCACGAAATCTGCTAGTGGATGGAGAGACTGGGGAGAGCTTCCCTGCACAG GTGCCTGGTGGGGAGGACCAGACAGCCCTGTCCCTGAAAGAGTGCCTTAGGCTGCTGGAGGCCACCTGCCCCTTTGGGGAGAATGCTGAG TTTCCAGCAGACATTTCCAGCATAACAGAAGCAGTGCCTAGTGAGAGTGAGCCCCCAGGTCTTCAGAACAACCTTTTGTCTCCTCTCCTGACTGAGACTGAGTCGCCGTTTGATTTGGAACAGCAGTGGCAAGATCTCATGTCcatcatggaaatgcag gCCATGGAAGTGAACACATCAACAAGTGAAATCCTGTATAATGCCCCTCCTGGAGACCCACTGAGCACCAACTACAGCCTTGCCCCCAACACTCCCATCAATCAGAATGTCAGCCTGCATCAGGCATCCCTGGGAGGCTGCAGCCAGGACTTCTCACTCTTCAGCCCCGAGGTGGAGAGCCTGCCTGTGGCCAGCAGCTCCACACTGCTCCCGCTGGTCCCCAGCAATTCCACCAGCCTCAACTCCACCTTTGGCTCCACCAACCTGGCAGGGCTCTTCTTTCCGGCCCAGCTCAACAGCACAGCCAACGACACAGCAGTCCCTGAGCTGCCTGACCCGCTGGGGGGTCTTTTAGATGAAGCCATGCTGGATGAGATCAGCCTGATGGACCTGGCCATTGAAGAAGGCTTTAACCCCGTGCAGGCCTCCCAGCTTGAAGAAGAATTTGACTCTGACTCAGGCCTTTCCTTGGACTCCAGCCATAGCCCTTCCTCCCTGAGCAGCTCTGAAggcagctcttcctcctcctcttcctcttcctcctcctcctcctcctcctccacttcttcctcagcctcttcctccttttctgagGAGGGTGCCGTTGGCTACAGCTCTGACTCTGAGACCTTGGATCTGGAAGAGGCCGAGGGCGCTGTGGGCTACCAGCCCGAGTATTCCAAGTTCTGCCGCATGAGCTACCAGGATCCGTCTCAGCTCTCCTGCCTGCCCTACTTGGAGCACGTGGGCCACAATCACACGTACAACATGGCGCCCAGTGCCCTCGACTCTGCTGACCTGCCACCACCCAGTGCCCTCAAGAAAGGCAGCAAGGATAAGCAGGCTGACTTCCTGGACAAGCAGATGAGCCGGGATGAGCATCGAGCCCGAGCCATGAAGATCCCCTTCACCAATGACAAGATCATCAACCTGCCGGTGGAGGAATTCAACGAGCTGCTGTCCAAATACCAGTTGAGTGAGGCCCAGCTGAGCCTCATCCGTGACATCCGGCGCCGCGGCAAGAACAAGATGGCGGCGCAGAACTGCCGCAAGCGCAAGCTGGACACCATCCTGAACCTGGAGCGCGACGTGGAGGACCTGCAGCGCGACAAAGCCCGACTGCTGCGGGAGAAGGTGGAGTTTCTTCGCTCCCTGCGGCAGATGAAGCAGAAGGTCCAGAGCCTGTACCAGGAGGTGTTTGGGCGGCTGCGGGATGAGAACGGGCGGCCCTACTCGCCCAGCCAGTACGCGCTCCAGTACGCCGGGGACGGCAGCGTCCTCCTCATTCCCCGCACCTTGGCCGACCAGCAGGCCCGGCGGCAGGAGAGGAAGCCAAAGGACCGGAGAAAGtga